Part of the Listeria innocua genome is shown below.
TTAGCTTAGGGAAGTGTTTAGAACATGAATAATTATGAAAAAAGAACACTAAAAAAGAAGACTGCAATTATTCAGGCAGCCCTTTCTTTATTTGGAAAACAAGGTTTTTCTGATGTAAGTATTAAAGATATTGCAAGTCTCGCTGGGGTCTCCCAAGTTTCTATATATAATTATTTTGGAAATAAGGAAGCTCTCGTTGCTGAATGCGCTAAAATCATTATGCAAGATACGATTACTTTAGCCGAAGAAATATTAGTTTCTGAAGGTACTTTTACAGACAAACTAGCACGCGCCATCCAGCTTTGCCAAGCGGAAATCAATATGTCTTTAAGTAAATTTATATCTACAGAAGCTAGCAAGGATTCTCAATTTATTACACTTTTAGTAAACAATATTAACAAGTTAAAAAATGATATTTATATGGAATATGTTGCTGCCGGAAAAAAG
Proteins encoded:
- a CDS encoding TetR/AcrR family transcriptional regulator; amino-acid sequence: MNNYEKRTLKKKTAIIQAALSLFGKQGFSDVSIKDIASLAGVSQVSIYNYFGNKEALVAECAKIIMQDTITLAEEILVSEGTFTDKLARAIQLCQAEINMSLSKFISTEASKDSQFITLLVNNINKLKNDIYMEYVAAGKKAKVINNDISDDVIQLFIDAINGLGLTVPEEELEKKQAEIIHLFLYGLIGKA